From Staphylococcus sp. M0911, a single genomic window includes:
- the rnr gene encoding ribonuclease R gives MNLKQSIEEMIKQPDYEPMSVSDFQDALGLNSADSFRDLIKVLVELEQTGLIERTKTDRYQRKQSSKSNSKLVRGTLSQNKKGFAFLRPEEEGVDDIFIPPTKINRALDGDTVIVEVHKGRGDFKGKTEGEVKSIEKHSVTQVVGTYSEAKHFGFVIPDDKRIMQDIFIPKGQSLGAVDGHKVLVQITKYADGTDNPEGHISAILGHKNDPGVDILSIIYQHGIEIEFPDNVLKEAEDVPDEIEPSEIEGRHDLRDELTITIDGADAKDLDDAISVKKLKNGNTELTVSIADVSYYVTEDSALDKEAYDRATSVYLVDRVIPMIPHRLSNGICSLNPEVDRLTLSCRMEINARGEVVNHDIFDSVIHSNYRMTYDAVNQIITEQNPDVRRQYSEVTPMLDLAQDLSNRLVNMRKRRGEIDFDINEAKVLVNEDGIPTDVQVRERGEGERLIESFMLAANETVAEHFNKLEVPFIYRVHEQPKSERLRQFFDFITNFGIMIKGTGEDIHPTTLQNIQEEVEGRPEQMVISTMMLRSMQQAHYDDVNLGHFGLSAEYYTHFTSPIRRYPDLTVHRLIRKYLIEHTMDKKEQHKWEDKLPELAEHTSQRERRAIEAERDTDELKKAEYMIQHIGDEFEGIISSVANFGMFIELPNTIEGMVHISNMTDDYYQFDERQMALIGERQAKVFRIGDAVKVKVTHVDVDERMIDFQIVGMPLPKNDRSQRPARGKTIQAKTRGKSLDKSKSDDKGNGKNKRKQRKGKNARQQDKKGNTKHKPFYKDKSVKKKSRKKKK, from the coding sequence ATGAATTTAAAACAATCCATCGAAGAAATGATTAAACAACCTGACTACGAACCCATGTCAGTATCAGATTTTCAAGATGCGTTAGGTTTAAATAGTGCCGACTCATTCAGAGATTTAATAAAGGTGCTTGTTGAACTAGAACAAACTGGTTTAATTGAACGTACGAAGACAGATAGATATCAACGAAAGCAATCTAGTAAGTCTAACTCGAAATTAGTAAGAGGAACGTTAAGTCAGAATAAAAAGGGATTTGCGTTCTTAAGACCAGAAGAAGAGGGTGTAGATGACATCTTCATCCCGCCAACAAAAATCAATAGAGCCTTAGATGGAGATACCGTCATTGTAGAAGTTCACAAAGGTAGAGGCGACTTTAAAGGCAAGACAGAAGGTGAAGTCAAATCCATCGAAAAACATTCTGTCACTCAAGTAGTAGGTACTTATAGTGAAGCGAAACATTTCGGCTTTGTCATTCCAGATGATAAACGTATTATGCAGGATATCTTTATTCCTAAGGGTCAAAGCTTAGGTGCAGTAGATGGTCATAAAGTATTAGTGCAAATCACTAAATATGCTGATGGAACAGATAACCCGGAAGGCCACATTTCAGCTATACTAGGCCATAAAAACGATCCTGGTGTAGATATTTTATCTATCATTTATCAACATGGTATTGAGATAGAATTCCCAGATAATGTACTTAAAGAAGCTGAAGATGTTCCTGATGAAATTGAGCCTTCTGAAATCGAAGGACGTCATGATTTAAGAGACGAATTAACGATTACAATTGATGGCGCAGATGCTAAAGACTTAGATGACGCCATTAGCGTTAAAAAATTAAAAAATGGTAATACGGAATTAACGGTAAGTATTGCAGATGTAAGTTATTATGTAACTGAAGATTCAGCTTTAGATAAAGAAGCTTATGATAGAGCTACAAGTGTGTACTTAGTAGACAGAGTTATTCCAATGATTCCGCATAGATTAAGTAATGGTATTTGTTCATTAAATCCTGAAGTTGATCGTTTAACGTTAAGCTGTCGTATGGAAATCAATGCACGTGGTGAAGTAGTGAACCATGACATTTTTGATAGTGTCATCCATTCTAACTACAGAATGACTTATGATGCTGTTAACCAAATTATTACTGAACAGAATCCAGATGTACGTCGTCAATATAGTGAAGTCACACCAATGCTTGACTTGGCACAAGATTTATCTAACCGTTTAGTAAATATGAGAAAACGTCGTGGTGAAATTGATTTCGACATTAACGAAGCGAAAGTGCTTGTTAATGAAGATGGTATCCCAACAGATGTACAAGTGCGTGAACGTGGTGAAGGTGAACGTTTAATTGAGTCATTCATGTTAGCGGCTAATGAAACCGTAGCTGAACACTTTAATAAACTAGAAGTACCATTTATCTATCGTGTCCACGAACAACCTAAATCAGAACGCTTGAGACAGTTCTTTGACTTTATTACGAACTTTGGCATTATGATTAAAGGGACAGGTGAAGATATTCATCCGACAACGCTTCAAAATATTCAAGAAGAAGTTGAAGGACGACCAGAACAAATGGTTATCTCAACCATGATGTTACGTTCAATGCAACAAGCGCATTATGATGATGTGAACTTAGGTCACTTTGGTCTATCTGCAGAATATTACACACATTTCACATCACCTATACGTCGTTACCCAGATTTAACGGTGCACCGTTTAATTCGTAAATACCTTATTGAACATACAATGGATAAAAAGGAACAACATAAATGGGAAGATAAACTACCAGAACTTGCTGAACACACATCTCAACGGGAACGTCGTGCGATTGAAGCAGAACGTGATACAGATGAGTTGAAGAAAGCTGAATATATGATTCAACACATTGGTGACGAATTCGAAGGTATCATTAGTTCTGTAGCTAATTTTGGTATGTTCATTGAATTACCTAATACCATTGAAGGTATGGTTCATATTTCAAATATGACTGATGATTATTATCAATTTGATGAACGTCAAATGGCATTAATTGGTGAACGCCAAGCCAAAGTTTTCCGTATCGGTGATGCTGTCAAAGTCAAAGTGACACATGTCGATGTGGATGAACGCATGATTGACTTCCAAATCGTCGGAATGCCATTACCTAAGAATGATAGAAGCCAACGACCAGCACGTGGTAAGACCATTCAAGCAAAAACACGTGGTAAATCATTAGATAAATCAAAATCTGATGATAAAGGAAATGGCAAAAATAAGCGTAAACAACGTAAAGGTAAAAATGCACGCCAACAAGATAAAAAAGGTAACACGAAGCATAAACCATTCTATAAAGATAAAAGCGTTAAGAAAAAATCACGTAAAAAGAAAAAATAA
- a CDS encoding carboxylesterase — protein MQIKLPKPFFFEEGKRAVLLLHGFTGNSSDVRQLGRFLQKKGYTSYAPQYEGHAAPPEEILKSSPYVWFKDVLDGYQYLVDQGYDEIAVAGLSLGGVFALKLSLNRDVKGIITMCAPMDDKSSSTIYDGFLEYARNFKKYEGKDQATIDQEMEHFHPTETLEELSATMKGVKDQVDEVMDPILVVQAEQDKMIDPQSANYIYETVESDDKDIKWYANSGHVITIDKEKVQVFEDIYAFLESLDWSE, from the coding sequence ATGCAAATTAAACTACCTAAGCCTTTCTTTTTCGAAGAGGGCAAGCGTGCAGTATTGTTATTACATGGATTTACAGGTAATTCTTCAGATGTAAGACAATTAGGCCGTTTCTTACAGAAAAAGGGCTATACATCTTATGCGCCACAATATGAGGGCCATGCTGCACCACCTGAAGAGATATTAAAATCAAGTCCATACGTATGGTTTAAAGATGTCTTAGATGGCTATCAATATTTAGTTGATCAAGGATATGATGAAATTGCAGTTGCGGGATTATCATTAGGTGGCGTTTTTGCTTTAAAATTAAGCTTAAACAGAGATGTTAAGGGTATTATAACTATGTGCGCTCCTATGGATGATAAGTCATCGAGCACAATTTACGACGGATTTTTAGAATATGCTAGAAATTTCAAGAAATATGAGGGTAAAGATCAAGCGACCATTGATCAAGAAATGGAACATTTCCATCCAACTGAAACACTTGAAGAATTAAGTGCTACAATGAAAGGCGTTAAAGATCAAGTAGATGAAGTGATGGACCCAATATTAGTTGTACAAGCAGAACAAGACAAAATGATTGATCCTCAATCAGCAAATTATATATATGAAACTGTAGAATCTGATGATAAAGATATTAAATGGTATGCGAACTCAGGACATGTAATCACAATCGATAAAGAAAAAGTACAAGTCTTTGAGGATATTTACGCATTTTTAGAATCATTAGATTGGTCAGAATAA
- the secG gene encoding preprotein translocase subunit SecG, which yields MHTFFVVLLIIDCIALVTVVLLQEGKSNGLSGAISGGAEQLFGKQKQRGVDLFLHRLTIILFVIFFLLMIGISYLGL from the coding sequence ATGCATACATTTTTCGTCGTATTATTAATTATAGATTGTATTGCATTAGTGACTGTTGTATTACTCCAAGAAGGAAAAAGTAATGGACTTTCAGGTGCTATCAGTGGCGGCGCAGAACAGTTGTTTGGTAAACAAAAACAACGTGGCGTCGATTTATTCTTGCATAGATTAACAATAATTTTATTTGTAATATTCTTTTTACTTATGATTGGCATAAGTTATCTTGGTTTATAA